Proteins from a single region of Phycisphaeraceae bacterium D3-23:
- the metG gene encoding methionine--tRNA ligase subunit beta, with amino-acid sequence METKPTIQYDDFAKLDLRVATVVEAELHPNADRLLKLQVDLGDEKRQICAGVKQFYNPEDLVGKQIIVVANLAPRTIRGEESNGMLMAASVMDGETLADVVLLTPGKPVPAGSSVG; translated from the coding sequence ATGGAAACCAAGCCGACGATTCAGTACGACGATTTTGCGAAGCTCGACCTGCGGGTCGCGACGGTCGTCGAGGCCGAGCTCCACCCCAACGCCGACCGGCTGCTCAAGCTGCAAGTGGACCTGGGCGACGAGAAGCGGCAGATCTGTGCCGGCGTCAAGCAGTTCTACAACCCCGAAGACCTGGTGGGCAAGCAGATCATCGTGGTCGCCAACCTCGCGCCGCGTACGATCCGCGGTGAAGAATCCAACGGCATGCTGATGGCCGCGAGCGTGATGGACGGCGAGACACTGGCCGACGTCGTGCTGCTGACGCCGGGCAAGCCGGTGCCCGCAGGCTCGTCGGTGGGGTAG